Proteins from a genomic interval of Candidatus Gracilibacteria bacterium:
- a CDS encoding type II secretion system F family protein has protein sequence MEPQKNTLDNAPAEPISILTIDEEKIEASENAKQKKPSQWKVLELYHRINEKVEGLSAINVKDKVTFFQLLAIMLGAGVPLVRSLYVLSEQMKNIRFRRILSILASKVEGGKTLSSALEDFHGIFTDAQVGMVRAGEATGRLNDILKQISIQVEKSASLTSKIKGAMIYPVVILCIMTGSVFIILGKVVPKLMELFTQANAVLPTSTRILITMSTFVENHYYGLITSAFVAVGLFYIWKRTDSGKYWWHAFLLRLPVLGRLNREVALARFTRTLASLLSSGIPIVKSLEIDADAIGNEVYRRRLYLAAEDVSRGIPLAENLTDSTFLFPEMVVSMIAVGEQTAELHTVTNKIADYYDSEVDQMAANMSKLLEPVLMVVMGVVVGGLILAVMQPIFNLMDVVGNI, from the coding sequence ATGGAACCCCAAAAAAACACCCTCGATAACGCTCCGGCTGAACCGATCAGCATCCTCACCATTGATGAGGAAAAGATCGAAGCCTCGGAAAATGCGAAACAAAAAAAACCGTCCCAATGGAAGGTGCTTGAGCTCTATCATCGTATCAATGAAAAAGTGGAAGGCCTTTCCGCCATCAATGTCAAAGATAAAGTGACCTTTTTTCAATTGCTGGCCATTATGTTGGGGGCCGGAGTTCCGTTGGTGCGCTCCTTGTATGTACTTTCGGAACAGATGAAAAACATTCGATTTCGTCGAATCCTTTCCATTTTGGCGAGCAAAGTCGAAGGCGGGAAAACCCTGTCTTCGGCGCTTGAGGATTTTCATGGGATTTTCACCGATGCTCAGGTGGGGATGGTTCGCGCAGGAGAAGCCACGGGAAGACTCAACGACATTTTAAAACAAATCTCAATTCAAGTGGAAAAAAGCGCGTCCTTAACTTCAAAAATAAAAGGCGCCATGATTTATCCCGTGGTGATCCTTTGTATCATGACGGGTTCGGTTTTCATTATTTTGGGAAAAGTGGTGCCCAAGCTCATGGAACTTTTCACTCAAGCCAATGCCGTGCTCCCGACTTCCACCCGAATTTTAATTACGATGAGCACCTTTGTGGAAAATCATTATTACGGATTAATCACGAGTGCATTTGTTGCCGTAGGTCTCTTTTATATTTGGAAGCGCACGGACAGCGGCAAATATTGGTGGCATGCATTTTTGCTTCGTTTACCGGTGTTGGGTCGCCTCAATCGCGAGGTGGCGCTGGCTCGATTCACTCGCACGTTGGCAAGCTTGCTTTCCAGTGGAATACCGATTGTAAAAAGTCTTGAAATCGATGCGGATGCGATTGGAAATGAGGTTTATCGCCGACGCCTTTATCTTGCGGCCGAAGATGTTTCCCGCGGGATTCCTTTAGCGGAAAATCTCACGGATAGCACGTTTCTTTTTCCGGAAATGGTGGTTTCCATGATTGCGGTGGGAGAACAAACCGCCGAACTTCACACGGTCACAAATAAAATCGCGGATTATTATGATTCCGAAGTGGACCAAATGGCAGCCAACATGTCCAAACTCCTTGAACCGGTGTTGATGGTGGTTATGGGGGTTGTGGTTGGAGGCCTCATTCTTGCGGTCATGCAACCGATCTTCAATTTGATGGATGTGGTGGGGAACATATAG
- a CDS encoding AAA family ATPase — translation MKIDLNPEFQHALDLMESGKNVFVTGRAGTGKSTLLSYFRTQTKRKTIVLAPTGVAAINVQGQTIHSFFGFKPDITPHSVLKKLKKNKKNIYKKIETLVIDEISMVRADLLDCVDLFLQLHGPRKGHPFGGVQMIFIGDLYQLPPVVSSRERSIFTTHYESPYFFSAKGFADFKPEFIELEKVYRQKDDEFIRLLNTVRNRTATSEDLGKFNTRHDPDFQAPIKDFYIYLTSTNALADTINQERLARLPGKLRTVYGEKEGDFGREYFPTAEALQFKVGAQIMMLNNEATGRWVNGTIGKITRIKKSEDDEAVIEAELQNGKTVEITPHTWEIFNFSLNGENQLDSKIVGTFTQYPFRLAFAITIHKAQGKTFEKVIVDVGSGTFAHGQMYVALSRCTSLEGLVLKKAIKPNDIQMDYQVVKFLTRYQYSIASEKCTPKDRMTLIQRAIRDKKNLKMTYLKAKDEKSTRTVKPLAVGEREYKGISFIGMEAYCLLRKGHRVFNVDRILEMEVE, via the coding sequence ATGAAAATCGACCTGAATCCCGAGTTCCAACACGCCCTCGATCTCATGGAATCCGGGAAAAATGTTTTTGTGACGGGCCGGGCCGGGACCGGCAAGTCTACGCTTTTGAGTTATTTTCGCACACAAACCAAGCGAAAAACGATCGTGCTCGCTCCCACCGGCGTTGCCGCGATCAATGTCCAGGGCCAAACCATTCATTCTTTTTTTGGATTTAAGCCGGACATCACGCCCCATTCGGTGTTGAAAAAATTGAAAAAAAACAAGAAAAATATTTATAAAAAAATCGAAACCCTTGTCATTGATGAAATTTCCATGGTGCGCGCCGATCTTTTGGATTGTGTGGACCTTTTTTTACAATTGCACGGCCCGCGGAAAGGGCATCCGTTCGGCGGAGTGCAGATGATTTTTATCGGGGATTTATATCAACTTCCGCCCGTGGTTTCATCGCGAGAAAGATCGATTTTCACCACGCATTACGAAAGCCCGTATTTTTTCAGTGCCAAGGGATTTGCGGATTTTAAGCCCGAATTCATCGAACTCGAAAAAGTTTATCGTCAAAAAGACGACGAATTCATTCGCCTGCTCAACACGGTTCGCAATCGCACCGCGACATCGGAAGATCTTGGGAAATTCAACACGCGCCACGATCCGGATTTTCAAGCGCCGATCAAGGATTTCTACATTTACTTGACCAGCACCAACGCGTTGGCGGACACCATCAATCAAGAGCGATTGGCCCGGCTCCCGGGTAAATTGAGGACGGTTTACGGAGAAAAAGAAGGGGATTTTGGGCGGGAATATTTTCCCACGGCCGAGGCATTGCAATTCAAGGTTGGGGCGCAAATCATGATGCTCAACAATGAGGCCACCGGGCGGTGGGTTAATGGGACCATTGGGAAAATCACACGCATCAAAAAATCCGAGGACGACGAAGCCGTGATTGAGGCGGAGTTGCAAAACGGAAAAACCGTTGAAATCACGCCTCACACCTGGGAAATTTTTAATTTTTCATTGAATGGAGAGAATCAGCTGGATTCAAAAATTGTCGGAACTTTCACTCAATATCCGTTTCGGTTGGCGTTTGCAATTACGATTCACAAAGCGCAGGGAAAAACCTTTGAAAAAGTCATTGTGGACGTGGGTTCGGGAACGTTTGCGCACGGCCAAATGTATGTGGCCCTTTCCCGTTGCACGTCTTTGGAGGGACTGGTGCTTAAAAAAGCGATCAAACCCAATGACATTCAAATGGATTACCAAGTCGTGAAATTTTTAACCCGTTATCAATATTCGATCGCAAGCGAAAAATGCACGCCAAAAGATCGAATGACTCTCATTCAGCGCGCCATTCGCGACAAGAAAAACCTCAAGATGACGTACCTCAAAGCCAAAGACGAAAAATCAACGCGAACCGTGAAACCGCTGGCCGTGGGGGAGAGGGAATACAAAGGAATTTCATTCATCGGCATGGAGGCTTATTGTTTGTTGCGAAAAGGACATCGCGTTTTTAATGTGGATCGAATTTTGGAGATGGAGGTGGAATAA
- a CDS encoding type II secretion system protein — protein sequence MLFFPPPIFLRANFVKLRSQTAFTLIELVIVILILSIFFGIGYGSLTRARTNADFKQAVNETVGILQNARNKAMTNPELMTAGGEVSTATAFYVTIDPVTNTLSLYADFGGDTGELLESVVLDGDLILTIEPSDITRISYEPPMGELTFVLSGEGAIDGAIINLSMANGAFTEKITLNQFRGMPEIVE from the coding sequence ATGCTTTTCTTCCCTCCTCCCATTTTTCTGCGCGCAAATTTTGTTAAATTGAGATCTCAAACCGCCTTCACCCTGATTGAGTTGGTGATCGTGATTTTAATTTTAAGTATTTTTTTCGGCATCGGATATGGCAGTTTAACCCGGGCAAGAACGAATGCGGATTTTAAACAAGCCGTAAATGAGACTGTGGGAATTTTGCAAAATGCACGCAATAAAGCCATGACCAATCCGGAACTGATGACCGCCGGAGGAGAAGTGAGCACTGCGACGGCATTTTATGTTACCATCGACCCCGTCACCAATACCTTATCTTTATATGCGGATTTTGGCGGGGATACCGGAGAGCTTTTAGAGAGCGTGGTTTTAGATGGAGACTTAATTCTTACCATCGAGCCATCGGATATCACTCGAATTTCATACGAGCCCCCCATGGGAGAGTTGACGTTTGTTCTTTCCGGAGAAGGGGCTATTGACGGAGCGATTATCAATTTGAGCATGGCAAACGGTGCCTTCACCGAAAAAATCACCCTCAATCAATTCCGGGGCATGCCCGAGATTGTGGAATAA
- a CDS encoding prepilin-type N-terminal cleavage/methylation domain-containing protein: MSTRFLPRNKKGFTLIELLIVITIIGILAVALIPRVSQGPAKARDVKRKADINNITTAVELYYSDVGSYPTTSGCVDSALSTDLSTYMQAMPTDPGNAVTGGCTGSYYYYSLDEGSSYALFANLEIDDIASDGYYCYSTFPTFTTYADAQSSLNGDAATCVADDPDQDAYYVVLR, from the coding sequence ATGTCCACTCGTTTTTTGCCTCGCAATAAAAAAGGCTTTACGCTTATCGAACTTTTGATCGTGATCACGATCATCGGTATCTTGGCGGTCGCCCTCATTCCCCGTGTCAGTCAAGGTCCTGCCAAAGCCCGCGATGTCAAACGCAAGGCAGACATCAATAATATCACGACTGCGGTTGAATTGTATTATTCGGATGTAGGCAGTTATCCCACAACCAGTGGATGTGTTGATTCTGCGCTTTCTACCGACCTTTCCACTTACATGCAAGCCATGCCCACCGACCCGGGAAATGCTGTAACAGGAGGCTGTACGGGATCTTATTATTATTATTCTCTGGACGAAGGGTCTTCGTACGCTTTATTCGCCAATCTTGAAATCGATGATATTGCCTCGGATGGTTATTATTGTTATTCCACTTTCCCGACTTTCACGACTTATGCCGACGCACAAAGCTCTTTAAATGGAGATGCAGCTACTTGTGTAGCCGACGATCCGGATCAAGATGCTTATTATGTGGTCCTTCGCTAA
- a CDS encoding GspE/PulE family protein, with product MTATLAVNPAPVSNGIAPASAGGVSLFPNLNNGTAPTPTTTGAPTKAITAQTQALDAAELEKLHNAIIAGNIPQLVTGAMTYAVGLRSSDIHIEPERNTVRIRLRIDGVLRQIVEYPTNIHPAVVSRIKIMSNLKIDEQRIPQDGRAQVTTPQGEELDLRVSTLPTVNGEKVVMRIQERTREIPPLEKLGLVGRGLEALKKSLELPNGIILTTGPTGSGKTTTLYSSLQILNKINVNILTFEDPVEIQMDGLNQSQMHPDIEYNFARGLRAALRQDPDIMMVGEIRDRETIDVAIESSLTGHLVLSTIHTNNAVETLTRILNMGVPPFLMTATINIIIAQRLVRKLCEHCRKPATIDDVTALLVKKALDRLSPQEKIDPALLAKPTFYEAVGCDQCDHIGYHGRLGLYEVLEMNNEIRLLLLKGANSLEIETAAIKNGMTTLEQSGILKALHGETTLSEVYRVARPME from the coding sequence ATGACCGCGACGCTTGCCGTCAATCCCGCGCCCGTTTCAAACGGAATCGCTCCTGCTTCTGCCGGAGGGGTGTCGCTTTTCCCGAATTTGAACAATGGAACCGCACCCACACCGACAACCACCGGAGCTCCCACAAAAGCCATCACCGCTCAAACCCAAGCCTTGGACGCCGCGGAACTCGAAAAATTACACAACGCCATCATTGCCGGGAATATTCCTCAATTGGTGACCGGAGCCATGACGTATGCCGTGGGACTTCGATCCAGTGATATTCATATTGAACCCGAACGCAACACGGTGCGCATTCGTTTACGCATCGATGGAGTGCTCCGACAAATTGTCGAATACCCGACCAATATTCATCCGGCCGTGGTTTCTCGTATTAAGATTATGTCGAATCTTAAAATCGACGAACAACGCATCCCTCAAGACGGACGTGCGCAAGTGACCACACCTCAAGGCGAGGAATTGGACCTTCGTGTTTCCACCCTCCCGACCGTCAATGGAGAAAAAGTGGTGATGCGTATCCAAGAACGAACGCGAGAAATTCCGCCTCTCGAAAAATTAGGACTTGTTGGAAGAGGACTTGAAGCGCTTAAAAAAAGCCTCGAACTCCCCAACGGGATCATCCTCACCACCGGGCCGACCGGTTCCGGAAAAACGACCACGTTGTATTCCTCGTTGCAAATTCTCAACAAAATCAATGTCAACATCCTCACGTTTGAAGACCCGGTTGAAATCCAAATGGATGGTTTGAATCAAAGCCAAATGCATCCGGACATCGAGTACAATTTCGCGCGCGGACTTCGCGCCGCACTTCGCCAGGACCCGGACATCATGATGGTCGGAGAAATCCGCGACCGCGAAACCATTGATGTGGCCATCGAATCTTCGCTCACCGGACATTTGGTGCTTTCCACCATTCATACCAACAATGCAGTTGAGACATTGACCCGTATCCTTAATATGGGAGTGCCTCCTTTTCTCATGACCGCCACGATCAATATCATCATTGCTCAACGTTTGGTGAGAAAACTGTGTGAACATTGCCGAAAACCCGCGACCATTGATGACGTCACGGCTTTGCTGGTGAAAAAAGCGCTCGATCGCCTTTCTCCGCAAGAAAAAATAGACCCCGCCCTCTTGGCCAAACCCACTTTTTACGAAGCCGTGGGTTGCGACCAATGCGATCACATCGGCTATCATGGCCGATTGGGTCTCTACGAAGTGCTTGAAATGAACAATGAGATTCGTTTGCTTTTGTTGAAAGGGGCGAACTCTCTTGAAATTGAAACCGCAGCCATTAAAAACGGCATGACCACCTTGGAACAAAGCGGGATTTTAAAAGCCCTGCACGGCGAAACCACTTTGAGTGAAGTCTATCGCGTGGCCCGCCCCATGGAATAG
- the rplJ gene encoding 50S ribosomal protein L10 — protein sequence MAVTKAQKADILEGLKKQFQGAKGIVFAQYRGIPVATIQDIRKGLRQSNVGYKVAKKTLFRIAAKDAGYELPDTIMDGPIAAAFGYDDEIVAARKMHEFAKKIEALKIMGGVMEGKTIDASMVKRLSSIPSREVLLAKFMGSALSPVTGFVGTLHGVVSAFARVVKAYADQQASSAPAPVEKAAEPVAAAEETPAPVAEVPAEAPSAVPAVA from the coding sequence ATGGCTGTTACCAAAGCTCAAAAAGCCGACATCCTGGAAGGGCTCAAGAAGCAATTCCAAGGAGCAAAAGGGATTGTTTTTGCCCAGTATCGAGGGATTCCGGTGGCGACCATCCAAGATATTCGCAAAGGACTCCGTCAGTCCAATGTCGGATACAAGGTTGCCAAAAAGACTCTCTTCCGAATCGCGGCCAAAGACGCGGGATACGAACTCCCCGACACCATCATGGACGGTCCGATCGCTGCGGCGTTTGGATACGATGATGAAATTGTCGCGGCTCGCAAAATGCACGAGTTCGCCAAGAAAATTGAAGCCCTCAAAATCATGGGCGGTGTGATGGAAGGAAAAACCATCGATGCCTCCATGGTGAAACGACTTTCCAGCATTCCTTCTCGTGAAGTTTTGTTGGCCAAATTCATGGGCTCAGCTCTCTCTCCGGTCACCGGATTTGTGGGCACGCTTCATGGTGTGGTTTCTGCATTCGCTCGTGTGGTCAAAGCCTATGCTGACCAACAAGCTTCAAGCGCTCCGGCACCTGTTGAAAAAGCGGCTGAACCTGTGGCTGCTGCGGAAGAAACACCGGCCCCTGTTGCCGAGGTTCCTGCCGAGGCTCCCTCCGCTGTTCCGGCTGTTGCCTAG
- the rplL gene encoding 50S ribosomal protein L7/L12, protein MSDESIALSKDAEKVLEMVEKLSVLDLANLVKAMEEKFGVSAAAPVAVAAAPVAGAAAAEEKTSFNVELKDAGAQKIAVIKVVREITALGLKEAKDLVDAAPKMVKENVKKDEADDIKKKLEAAGATVELK, encoded by the coding sequence ATGTCAGACGAATCTATCGCCCTTAGCAAGGATGCTGAAAAAGTCCTTGAAATGGTTGAAAAACTCTCCGTCCTCGACCTCGCCAACCTCGTGAAGGCTATGGAAGAAAAATTCGGAGTCAGTGCCGCCGCCCCTGTGGCTGTGGCTGCCGCCCCTGTAGCCGGTGCCGCTGCTGCGGAAGAAAAGACTTCTTTCAATGTTGAATTAAAAGATGCCGGTGCTCAAAAAATTGCTGTCATCAAAGTGGTGCGTGAAATCACGGCCCTTGGTTTGAAAGAAGCCAAAGACCTCGTGGATGCCGCCCCCAAAATGGTGAAAGAAAACGTCAAGAAAGACGAAGCCGACGATATCAAAAAGAAATTGGAAGCTGCCGGAGCCACGGTTGAATTGAAATAG
- a CDS encoding MazG nucleotide pyrophosphohydrolase domain-containing protein, producing MAKSKQEKNEGKKFGGAHSASLRELLSIAKKLRSPTGCPWDRKKTIENLLPDLLGEVKEVEEAIQKGDMKNLREELGDVLFNMVLLCVIAEEEGKFTMDEVLKEIAEKIVSRHTWVFGKDKASTPEEALALWGKNKIKERKLQKGIKAEQENSWPPRFVRSCGERPLCLAPIVSLRENQADWRSGIGQKFPYSAGSSLNLKFSIPSLCLS from the coding sequence ATGGCAAAAAGTAAACAGGAGAAAAATGAGGGAAAGAAATTCGGGGGAGCTCACTCCGCTTCGCTCCGTGAGTTATTAAGCATTGCCAAAAAATTACGCAGCCCTACCGGTTGTCCGTGGGATCGCAAAAAGACGATCGAAAATTTATTGCCCGACTTATTGGGCGAAGTCAAAGAAGTTGAAGAGGCGATTCAAAAAGGCGATATGAAAAATTTGAGGGAAGAATTGGGGGACGTGTTGTTCAATATGGTTTTATTGTGCGTGATCGCGGAAGAAGAGGGCAAGTTCACGATGGACGAAGTGTTGAAAGAAATTGCGGAAAAAATTGTGAGCCGTCACACCTGGGTTTTTGGCAAGGACAAGGCCTCCACCCCGGAAGAAGCCTTGGCGTTGTGGGGGAAAAATAAGATCAAGGAAAGAAAATTACAAAAATGAATTAAGGCCGAGCAAGAAAATTCTTGGCCACCGCGGTTCGTTCGCTCCTGCGGCGAACGCCCGCTATGCCTCGCGCCAATCGTTTCGCTTCGCGAAAACCAAGCCGATTGGCGCTCCGGAATTGGCCAAAAATTTCCCTACTCGGCCTGATCTAGTTTAAATCTAAAATTTTCAATTCCTTCTCTATGTCTTTCTTAG
- the miaA gene encoding tRNA (adenosine(37)-N6)-dimethylallyltransferase MiaA, whose product MPYIEQVRRFLLEVAKNKKKPLVVILGPTASGKTAFSLKLALEMDGEIISTDSRQIYRTMDLGTDKISLAIRSKIPHHMIDIRDPDQPYSLADFQWDAMRIIEEIHHRNKVPLLVGGTGLYISSIVQNYELPEVPPDPNLRKELEKELEKNGGQALHDMLAELDPLSASKIHPNNHRYLIRALEINLASKRSAGEQKKKRPCPFEVLQIGIEWPNEVLFERIDHRVDEQIQTGLIEETHGLLDRYDRHLPSMSGLGYKQIIQYLEGEISLEDAVALIKKETRDYARRQKTWFKRDSTIYWVSGEALAKELTKTG is encoded by the coding sequence ATGCCTTACATTGAACAAGTCCGTCGATTCCTTCTCGAAGTGGCCAAGAATAAAAAAAAGCCGCTCGTTGTGATTTTGGGCCCTACCGCTTCGGGCAAAACCGCGTTCAGTCTCAAACTCGCGCTTGAAATGGATGGCGAAATCATTTCTACGGATTCTCGTCAGATTTATCGAACCATGGATCTTGGTACGGACAAGATTTCACTTGCCATTCGCTCCAAAATACCTCATCACATGATCGACATTCGAGACCCGGATCAGCCGTACAGTCTTGCGGATTTTCAGTGGGATGCCATGCGCATCATCGAGGAGATTCATCATCGAAATAAAGTCCCGCTGTTGGTGGGAGGAACCGGCTTGTACATCAGTTCGATTGTGCAAAACTACGAGCTTCCTGAAGTCCCGCCAGACCCCAATCTTCGCAAAGAGCTCGAAAAAGAATTGGAAAAAAACGGGGGCCAAGCCTTGCATGACATGCTCGCGGAATTGGATCCTTTGTCTGCGAGTAAAATTCATCCGAACAATCACCGTTATTTGATCCGTGCCCTGGAAATCAATCTCGCCAGTAAACGCAGTGCCGGAGAGCAAAAGAAAAAACGCCCGTGTCCGTTTGAAGTGCTTCAAATCGGGATCGAATGGCCCAACGAAGTTTTGTTCGAGCGCATTGATCACCGCGTGGATGAACAAATTCAAACCGGATTGATTGAAGAAACGCACGGCTTATTGGATCGCTACGATCGACATTTGCCTTCCATGAGCGGGCTCGGGTATAAGCAAATCATTCAGTATTTGGAAGGTGAAATTTCGTTGGAAGACGCGGTCGCATTGATCAAAAAAGAAACCCGAGACTACGCCCGCCGCCAAAAAACTTGGTTCAAACGCGATTCCACCATTTATTGGGTCAGCGGCGAAGCATTGGCCAAAGAACTCACTAAAACAGGTTAA
- a CDS encoding Fic family protein, with the protein MGVVSRYNVGGDEADILKNKLGITNPKELEDAETVLLTDSYDYFLKLLEQGKLKLNLELLFEIHAYFLGTLYPWAGKIRHVNISKNNAFFAPAKQISNALKQFELDFKKHKPKVKDSKKDLAKKLAFIHAELNVIHPFREGNGRTIRLFLDLMAVSVGYELLNFTEVSESDYIEACRKGMLQEYQPLESLFLKLLKKRKITRFKS; encoded by the coding sequence ATGGGCGTGGTTTCTCGTTATAATGTCGGTGGGGATGAGGCTGATATTTTAAAAAATAAACTTGGGATAACGAATCCGAAAGAGCTAGAAGATGCCGAGACGGTACTTTTAACAGATTCGTACGATTATTTTTTAAAACTTTTAGAACAGGGAAAGCTAAAACTTAACCTGGAATTACTTTTCGAAATTCATGCCTATTTTTTGGGAACTCTTTATCCTTGGGCCGGGAAAATACGTCATGTGAATATTTCGAAAAATAATGCTTTTTTTGCCCCTGCAAAACAAATTTCTAATGCCCTTAAACAATTCGAGTTGGATTTCAAGAAACATAAACCCAAAGTGAAAGACTCGAAAAAAGATTTGGCGAAAAAATTGGCGTTTATTCATGCCGAGCTCAATGTCATTCATCCTTTTCGTGAAGGGAATGGCCGCACGATTCGTTTATTTTTAGATCTCATGGCCGTTAGCGTTGGCTATGAACTTCTTAATTTCACTGAAGTGTCTGAATCCGATTATATTGAGGCTTGCAGAAAAGGCATGCTTCAAGAATATCAACCTTTGGAAAGTCTTTTCTTGAAACTGCTAAAGAAAAGGAAAATCACTCGTTTTAAATCTTAA
- a CDS encoding prepilin-type N-terminal cleavage/methylation domain-containing protein — MTPSPLRLRPKGFTLIELLVVITIIGILAVALIPRLSQGPAKARDVKRKTDINNIAATLELYYSDQGYYPYDGSAFSFRGLCLNPGDMGTSNTLENKLSSYIQSIPTDPGEAITGPVTPRCTNYYYYAIPERISPLSPTPSSYILFANLEIEDAESDGVYCLPSTFPVASNFRTYSVASTFLSDKQGLCPSSGNLYYIILR, encoded by the coding sequence ATGACCCCATCCCCCCTTCGTCTAAGACCAAAAGGGTTTACATTGATTGAACTCTTGGTGGTGATCACGATCATTGGGATTTTAGCCGTGGCCCTCATCCCCCGTTTAAGCCAAGGCCCGGCCAAGGCGCGCGATGTTAAGCGGAAAACGGATATCAATAATATTGCCGCCACACTCGAGTTGTATTATTCCGATCAAGGATATTATCCCTATGATGGGTCCGCATTCAGTTTCCGTGGTCTCTGCCTTAATCCCGGTGATATGGGGACATCAAACACCCTTGAGAATAAACTTTCTTCTTATATTCAAAGCATTCCCACGGATCCCGGAGAAGCCATCACCGGCCCTGTAACCCCCCGGTGTACAAATTATTATTATTACGCCATCCCTGAAAGAATCTCTCCTCTTTCGCCCACCCCTTCTTCTTATATACTTTTTGCCAATCTTGAAATTGAGGATGCGGAATCGGATGGAGTTTATTGTCTTCCCTCTACTTTTCCGGTAGCTTCGAATTTTAGAACATACAGTGTCGCCTCCACCTTTTTGTCGGACAAGCAAGGGCTTTGTCCGAGTTCCGGGAATCTTTACTACATTATTCTTCGCTAA
- a CDS encoding DUF4256 domain-containing protein — protein MSPSSHETPDPKDLVVVPTAAPISVEPPDSLEIRFQTGRQFLGWIRAEVEQSRNDPIPVVLYGRTEASLFEHLSREIRLLPDGVSVFSAKRGPDWEGIESRLRETSPIVGERVELLAQTILAMRERSGALTCGDEGVAATERPSSPSPGQALKGSFLAINHLPPTPENIINILKFNFHEDKKRTHSDIHWQEVEEALYAVDGKVLLDLAQMERTGHSPDVFMQDDDFFYFGTCSKRCPGLSFFEMRPGYNVGQEGLLMGSLAYNVETENAWNTSVKVVNGDEQPACGNIVDIAGIMGMSIMTMDQFRKLLKAGVEVEGRCFLDPPRNLNVGGKPKQIVDQWIVQDGEKNKVTQFLEYPCRDWEYFRGVIKVPKVKS, from the coding sequence ATGTCCCCATCAAGCCATGAAACCCCAGACCCTAAGGATTTAGTAGTCGTCCCTACGGCAGCCCCAATTTCCGTAGAGCCGCCCGATTCCTTAGAAATAAGATTCCAAACAGGGAGACAATTCCTAGGATGGATAAGAGCCGAAGTCGAACAAAGTAGAAATGATCCTATTCCTGTGGTTCTATATGGGCGCACAGAAGCGAGTTTATTCGAGCATCTGTCGCGAGAGATACGCTTGCTGCCTGACGGTGTAAGTGTTTTTAGCGCAAAAAGAGGGCCAGATTGGGAAGGAATAGAAAGTAGACTTAGGGAGACTAGTCCAATAGTAGGCGAGAGAGTAGAGCTTCTAGCTCAAACCATACTTGCCATGAGGGAAAGATCCTGAGCCCTCACATGCGGAGATGAGGGCGTTGCTGCTACGGAGCGACCGAGTTCTCCCAGCCCAGGGCAAGCATTGAAGGGGAGTTTCCTAGCGATAAATCACTTACCCCCAACTCCCGAGAATATAATAAATATCCTTAAATTTAATTTTCATGAAGACAAGAAGAGAACTCACTCAGATATTCATTGGCAAGAAGTAGAAGAGGCACTTTATGCCGTTGATGGCAAAGTATTATTGGACTTAGCCCAAATGGAAAGAACGGGACATTCTCCGGATGTTTTTATGCAAGATGATGATTTTTTTTACTTTGGAACATGCAGCAAGAGATGCCCAGGATTGAGTTTCTTTGAAATGAGGCCAGGATACAACGTGGGGCAAGAAGGACTTCTAATGGGATCCCTAGCATACAACGTAGAGACAGAAAACGCGTGGAACACAAGTGTAAAGGTTGTAAATGGGGACGAGCAGCCTGCTTGCGGGAATATTGTAGATATAGCAGGGATTATGGGAATGAGCATCATGACAATGGATCAATTTAGAAAATTGCTAAAAGCAGGGGTAGAGGTTGAAGGGCGCTGCTTTTTAGACCCACCGAGAAATCTCAACGTTGGGGGAAAACCAAAACAAATAGTAGATCAGTGGATTGTTCAGGATGGGGAAAAAAATAAAGTAACGCAATTTCTTGAATATCCCTGTAGAGATTGGGAATATTTTCGTGGCGTAATAAAAGTCCCAAAAGTTAAATCTTAA